The Humulus lupulus chromosome 4, drHumLupu1.1, whole genome shotgun sequence genome has a window encoding:
- the LOC133828768 gene encoding uncharacterized protein LOC133828768 — translation MPGILRGIDTSCAKKYSDWKYDIKEHLTINGPQNRYGGCTDTQWQKAIDFFRRPEITKRSVVNKENRKKLKELSYGGSQSIPALRYKKRNLETGQLESIPDSWMDTHHKSGTGWVTETAKNTWEELRAYRDTQQTQATDTESSTPVSSAPEDEDISLVQNVFGKRRGHQKGYGRILNIRDRTPFDFRPSQTRDEELSEMRERLRQLEEHVRTHCITPGSQSAPPPPPDDPDVGAPTQ, via the exons atgcctgggatcttgagaggcattgatacttcgtgtgctaaaaagtattctgactggaagtacgatattaaagagcacttaacgattaatgggccacaaaatcgttatggtggttgcacggatacgcagtggcaaaaagcaattgattttttccgtcgcccagaaattacg aaacgttctgtggtcaacaaggaaaatagaaagaaattgaaagagcttagctatggaggttctcagtcaatcccagccttacgctataaaaag cgcaatttagagactgggcaacttgagtccatcccggatagctggatggatactcaccataaatcaggcacagggtgggtgacagagacagcaaaaaatacttgg gaggaattgcgtgcataccgcgacacacagcagacacaggcaactgatactgagagttccacaccagtttcgagtgcgcctgaagatgaagacatatctttggtacaaaatgtcttcggaaaacgacggggccaccagaaaggatatggacgtatccttaacataagggaccgaactccatttgattttcgtccttcacaaactagagatgaagagttgtctgagatgagagagcgtcttcgacagttagaggagcatgtccggactcattgtatcaccccgggatctcaatctgccccaccaccaccacccgatgatcctgatgttggagcaccgactcagtag